The Heyndrickxia acidicola sequence CAATCTTCCCTTTCCCCCTATTAACTTGTGCTATTTCCTAAATAAAGTAAACAATAGATAGACTGCTGCCCCCCACATAACTAGGGCTGATATTTTATTTAATGTCAACAAAAATTTACCAGATGAATCAAGTTTTCCACTTATTCGACCAATTAGTGAAAGTCCAAAAAACCAAATCCATGAAACCAAAATACAAGCAAAAGCAAAGATTACTTTATCGTCTCCTTGGTATCTTAAAGAACTTGTTCCAATTACGCCTACTGTGTCCATGATGGCATTAGGATTCAGTAATGAAACAGATACTGTATAAAATACTTGTTTCTTTAAAGAAAATTTATTCGCACTTACTTCTCTTTCATTACTTGGTTTACTATTCCATGTGGTCCATCCCATATAAATTAAAAAAATACAACCTGTCCCAATTAAAATTATTTTTATCCAAAATGAACCTAAAATAACAAATGAAACACCTAAAACAGATACCAGGATTAAGAGGGTATCACACAAAGAAGCTGTTATGATAGCTGGTAATGCATTAACAAAACGTGGCTGAAATACCCCTTGATTAAAAATAAAAACATTTTGGACACCAAGAGGAAGTATCAGCCCTAGTGCAAGAATAATTCCATGAAAAAATGGTTCTAACATCCTAAGTACGCCCTTCCTTATTTATTATTCAACGAGTCTTATTTTATTTTGAAATTATGTCTTTGTCTCCAACCAATTGGATGGAATTCAAACCAACCAAGTAATATAATAGTTTACAAAAAGGAGAACTTTTTGATGTTTACAACCGATTGGAAACCAAATAAATCATCGCCAGTACCGTTACATAAGCAGATAACTGATTTTATTAAAGAAAAAATATCAAATGGTGAATGGACGATAGGATATAGGCTTCCTCCCCAACGTACTTTAGCAAAAGAGTTAGGAGTAAATAGAAGTACAGTTGTAACTGCATATGATGAATTATTAGCTGACGGACTTATTGAGGGAAAAAGCGGCAGTGGAACCAGAGTAGTAAACAATACATGGAACTTGTTAGCTACTACCCCTCCACCCGATTGGAATTCATATGTAAAGGTAGGGACTCACCAGCCCAACTTGCCAACGATTCAAGAAATAAATAAAGCTGAATTTATTCCTAATATAATTCGCTTGGGAACTGGTGAATTGTCGCCAAATCTTATTCCAAGCACATCAATGAAAAAAATTTTTCATCAATTGTCGAATAGAGAAATTTCTTATGGATATGAAGAGCCAAAGGGGCTGCTGCCATTAAGAGAACAAATAGTCAACTATTTAAAGACTTTTGGGATTTCTGCTTCTCCTTCTTCGATTTTAATCGTATCAGGTGCATTACAAGCCCTACAGCTTATTAGTGTTGGTTTATTGCATAAGGGCTCTACAGTATTAACAGAAAAGCCATCGTATCTTCATTCTTTAAATGTCTTCCAGTCAGCAGGTATGCATTTAACTGGTATCCCTCTGGATAAAAAAGGAATTCGAGCCAATCTTATTAAACAATATAAAAAACAACAAAAAGCTGCTTTACTCTATACCATTCCTTCATTTCATAATCCTACTGGTACCTTAATGACTATGGAAAGACGCAAACAATTGCTGGATACTTGTCAACAAGAACAACTACCTTTAATTGAAGATGATGTATACCGAGAATTATGGATTGATGAAAATCCACCAAAGCCAATTAAGGCATTTGACAAAAATGGACTTGTACTTTATTTGGGAAGTTTATCTAAGTCTTTAAGTCCTGGTCTTCGTATTGGATGGATTGTTGGTCCAGA is a genomic window containing:
- a CDS encoding LysE/ArgO family amino acid transporter — encoded protein: MLEPFFHGIILALGLILPLGVQNVFIFNQGVFQPRFVNALPAIITASLCDTLLILVSVLGVSFVILGSFWIKIILIGTGCIFLIYMGWTTWNSKPSNEREVSANKFSLKKQVFYTVSVSLLNPNAIMDTVGVIGTSSLRYQGDDKVIFAFACILVSWIWFFGLSLIGRISGKLDSSGKFLLTLNKISALVMWGAAVYLLFTLFRK
- a CDS encoding PLP-dependent aminotransferase family protein — translated: MFTTDWKPNKSSPVPLHKQITDFIKEKISNGEWTIGYRLPPQRTLAKELGVNRSTVVTAYDELLADGLIEGKSGSGTRVVNNTWNLLATTPPPDWNSYVKVGTHQPNLPTIQEINKAEFIPNIIRLGTGELSPNLIPSTSMKKIFHQLSNREISYGYEEPKGLLPLREQIVNYLKTFGISASPSSILIVSGALQALQLISVGLLHKGSTVLTEKPSYLHSLNVFQSAGMHLTGIPLDKKGIRANLIKQYKKQQKAALLYTIPSFHNPTGTLMTMERRKQLLDTCQQEQLPLIEDDVYRELWIDENPPKPIKAFDKNGLVLYLGSLSKSLSPGLRIGWIVGPEPVVEHLADIKMQTDYGSSSLSQWAAVEWFSSGLYYKHLNEVRKQLKTRRDFTLDTLNRYFSDIAVWDKPSGGFYIWLRILPSLSMRKLFEMALTEGILLNPGNVYDTQVEQYLRISYSFASLPNIHDGLQRLSKIVKTIAK